A section of the Deinobacterium chartae genome encodes:
- a CDS encoding PucR family transcriptional regulator ligand-binding domain-containing protein, with protein MLPTLREILALPAFAGVEVRCAPGDGFEVPVTWVHVCEVLDAHRFLSGGELLLTTGLELSRAAPAAHADYARSLAEAGAAGLVLELVQGLREVPPEVLRSARMCGLPVLVFRHEVRFADLTRAAHARILQPHTRPHGAAGLGPVLDALAETGRSHAFLQAQLGPLLSLPARTRATLLGTLGALLHTQFNMAEASRLLGVRRQTVYYRLEQLRGMLGDLNDSRRRLGLLLALELAREGGTEPLGLDTVSLVPAFGRDLP; from the coding sequence GTGTTGCCGACCCTGCGCGAGATCCTGGCCCTGCCCGCTTTCGCCGGGGTCGAGGTGCGCTGCGCGCCCGGCGACGGTTTCGAGGTTCCGGTCACCTGGGTGCACGTCTGCGAGGTGCTGGACGCGCACCGTTTTTTGTCCGGCGGCGAACTGCTGCTCACCACCGGCCTCGAGCTGAGCCGCGCCGCACCCGCCGCTCACGCCGATTACGCGCGCTCGCTGGCCGAGGCGGGCGCGGCCGGTCTGGTGCTGGAACTGGTGCAGGGCCTGCGCGAGGTGCCGCCCGAGGTGCTGCGCAGCGCCCGCATGTGCGGCCTGCCCGTGCTGGTCTTCCGGCACGAGGTGCGCTTTGCCGACCTCACCCGGGCCGCGCACGCCCGGATCTTGCAGCCGCACACGCGCCCCCATGGGGCCGCCGGGCTGGGTCCGGTCCTCGACGCGCTGGCCGAGACCGGACGCAGCCACGCCTTCTTGCAGGCGCAGCTCGGCCCGCTGCTGAGCCTGCCCGCCCGTACCCGCGCCACGCTGCTGGGCACCCTGGGAGCGCTGCTGCACACGCAGTTCAACATGGCCGAGGCCTCGAGGCTGCTGGGCGTGCGCCGTCAGACCGTGTACTACCGCCTCGAGCAGTTGCGTGGCATGCTCGGTGACCTCAACGATTCGCGCCGCCGCCTGGGGCTGCTGCTCGCGCTCGAGCTGGCCCGTGAGGGCGGGACCGAGCCGCTGGGGTTGGACACTGTGTCTCTTGTGCCCGCCTTCGGGCGCGACCTACCATGA